Proteins encoded within one genomic window of Triticum aestivum cultivar Chinese Spring chromosome 2D, IWGSC CS RefSeq v2.1, whole genome shotgun sequence:
- the LOC123053950 gene encoding UDP-glycosyltransferase 82A1 has protein sequence MGAEAATPTAVLLVPFPAQGHVTPMLRLARALAAHGVAATVAVPDFIHRRIAGTTAGSDDDGVALASIASGVADCGADPPGFAEFGHAMEHHMPAHLERLLARRRVACVVVDVLASWAVPVAERCGVPAAGFWPAMLASYRVVAAIPELMEEGLISESGTPQSSPNLSDDDGLSQGKMLRALDILPAQVELKNEELPWLVGDSATQKSRFAFWLRALHRARSFRSVLVNSFPSEAGGVAAAADDGHPARQGPRVFPVGPLLALGGGDSSMEQRTKGDGPPVAPCKQQQPSSMWQADSTCMGWLDRQRAASVVYVSFGSWVGPIGPEKVRELALGLEATGRPFLWALRKDPSWRAGLPDGYAEGVAAAGRGKVVGWAPQEDVLKHGAVGCYLTHCGWNSTVEAIRHGVRLLCCPVSGDQFINCAYITHVWGIGIRLGGGMSRGEVKDCIERVMDGKEGRRLQEKMDSLRERVVTADARSLVQRNVKSFVNEIRRDYPLSMQMYSTL, from the exons ATGGGGGCCGAGGCAGCCACCCCAACGGCCGTGCTGCTCGTGCCGTTCCCAGCGCAGGGCCACGTGACGCCCATGCTGCGCCTGGCGCGCGCCCTCGCCGCGCACGGCGTCGCGGCCACCGTCGCCGTGCCGGACTTCATCCACCGCCGCATCGCGGGGACGACGGCcggcagcgacgacgacggcgtgGCGCTGGCGTCCATCGCCAGCGGCGTCGCGGACTGCGGTGCCGACCCCCCGGGGTTCGCGGAGTTCGGGCACGCCATGGAGCACCACATGCCCGCGCACCTGGAGCGCCTGCTGGCGCGCCGCCGCGTGGCCTGCGTCGTGGTGGACGTGCTGGCGTCGTGGGCCGTCCCCGTGGCCGAGCGTTGCGGCGTGCCGGCGGCCGGGTTCTGGCCCGCGATGCTGGCGAGCTACCGCGTCGTGGCCGCCATCCCGGAGCTCATGGAGGAGGGGCTCATCTCAGAATCCG GCACCCCTCAATCATCGCCGAATCTGTCTGACGACGACGGGCTCAGCCAGGGCAAGATGCTTCGAGCCCTCGACATCTTGCCGGCACAGGTAGAGCTCAAGAACGAAGAGCTCCCATGGCTCGTAGGCGACTCGGCTACCCAGAAATCGAGGTTCGCGTTCTGGCTCCGGGCTCTGCACCGCGCGCGGAGCTTCCGCTCCGTCCTCGTCAACTCCTTCCCCAGCGAGGCGGGCGGTGTCGCCGCCGCGGCAGACGACGGCCACCCGGCGCGGCAGGGCCCGCGGGTCTTCCCGGTGGGGCCGCTGCTGGCGCTCGGCGGGGGCGACAGCAGCATGGAGCAGCGAACGAAAGGCGACGGGCCCCCGGTGGCACCGTGCAAGCAGCAGCAGCCCAGCAGCATGTGGCAGGCAGACTCGACGTGCATGGGCTGGCTGGACAGGCAACGTGCGGCGTCAGTGGTGTACGTCTCCTTCGGCAGCTGGGTGGGGCCGATCGGGCCCGAGAAGGTCCGCGAGCTCGCGTTGGGGCTGGAGGCCACCGGCCGGCCCTTCCTGTGGGCGCTCAGGAAGGACCCGTCGTGGCGCGCTGGGCTCCCCGACGGGTACGCCGAGGGGGTGGCCGCCGCCGGCCGCGGCAAGGTGGTGGGCTGGGCGCCGCAGGAGGACGTGCTGAAGCACGGCGCCGTCGGCTGCTACCTCACCCACTGCGGCTGGAACTCCACCGTCGAGGCCATACGGCACGGGGTGCGCCTCCTGTGCTGCCCCGTCTCCGGGGACCAGTTCATCAACTGCGCCTACATCACTCATGTGTGGGGGATCGGGATCAGGCTCGGCGGCGGCATGAGCAGAGGCGAGGTGAAGGACTGCATCGAGAGGGTCATGGACGGCAAGGAAGGGAGGCGTCTGCAGGAGAAGATGGACTCGCTGAGGGAGAGAGTCGTGACGGCCGACGCAAGGAGTTTAGTGCAACGGAACGTCAAGTCCTTCGTGAACGAAATTAGGAGGGATTATCCTTTGTCGATGCAGATGTACAGCACATTGTAG